A window of the candidate division WOR-3 bacterium genome harbors these coding sequences:
- a CDS encoding VIT domain-containing protein produces the protein MWKAVLFSLLTAAVSLSAGYDYDKDKSEDRTLSPYFWVQSDDPAIDRLPLLSTSAEVDIAGVIADVRVTQVYKNEGKKPIEAIYVFPASTRAAVYAMKMTIGDRTITAKINEREKARQDYVNAVKQGKTASLLEQERPNVFQMSVGNIMPGDFIRVEMSYTELLVPEEGVYEFVYPTVVGPRYSNVSEKQAKPSESWIKSPYQHEGEKPMYTFGMSVNLEAGMPIAEVVCATHKTNVRYNGLSSARISLDASEKQGGNRDFVLRYRLAGGKVQSGMLLSQGKDENFFLLMVQPPKRVEEAQIPPREYVFIVDVSGSMYGFPLDVSKTLLRNLLTGVRETDYFNVLLFSGDNAVLSEEPLPATQQNISRALKVIDEQRGSGGTELLPALKRALSLPKAEGTSRTVVIATDGYVTVETEAFDLIRKNLGKANMFVFGIGSSVNRFIIEGMARVGMGEPFVVEEEKAAQAQAEKFRKYIERPVLTDISVEYQGLQTYDVEPQTIPDVLADRPIIIFGKYRGRAAGSVVVRGQTASGPFYQLVNLAQYSADEANSGLRFLWARHRIQLLGDYNQLAEDDKRVKEITRLGLKYSLLTQYTSFVAIDSRVRNKDGRSEVVEQPLPLPEGVSDYAVGDASGAGWYGATGLGGGRTMKRLACPAPRSNAQTVCEAECRAVDEDHGLAGYSGLLKGTVAIGEVKTGEGISEASVKRILGGYLHSIQNAYSQALAGNPKLGGSIRLRFTVKSDGTVAELRLVRNDLTDEIGKAVKEAFRSVSFPNSLLEGERTEVTITLLFAP, from the coding sequence ATGTGGAAAGCGGTCCTGTTCTCACTTCTGACCGCAGCGGTTTCGTTATCAGCCGGGTATGATTATGATAAGGACAAGTCCGAAGACAGGACACTATCGCCGTATTTCTGGGTCCAGAGCGACGACCCTGCTATTGACAGGCTGCCTTTGCTTTCGACCTCGGCCGAGGTTGACATCGCGGGCGTAATCGCCGACGTCCGGGTCACCCAGGTGTACAAGAACGAGGGCAAGAAGCCAATCGAGGCAATATACGTGTTTCCGGCATCGACTAGGGCCGCGGTGTATGCGATGAAGATGACAATCGGGGACCGGACGATTACCGCGAAGATAAACGAGCGGGAGAAGGCGCGACAGGACTACGTGAATGCAGTCAAGCAAGGGAAGACCGCTTCGCTTCTGGAACAGGAGCGGCCGAATGTGTTCCAGATGAGCGTGGGCAACATCATGCCCGGAGACTTCATCCGGGTAGAGATGTCCTACACCGAGCTTCTGGTGCCGGAGGAGGGCGTGTACGAGTTCGTGTACCCGACCGTGGTCGGGCCGCGCTACTCGAACGTCTCAGAGAAGCAGGCCAAGCCGTCTGAGTCGTGGATAAAGAGCCCGTACCAGCACGAGGGCGAGAAGCCCATGTACACATTCGGGATGAGCGTGAACCTTGAGGCCGGGATGCCGATTGCCGAGGTTGTCTGTGCGACACACAAGACTAACGTGAGGTACAACGGTCTGTCATCCGCGAGAATCTCGCTCGACGCCTCGGAGAAGCAGGGTGGGAACCGGGATTTCGTCCTGCGCTACAGGCTGGCCGGGGGCAAGGTTCAGTCCGGGATGCTGCTGTCCCAGGGTAAGGACGAGAACTTCTTCCTCCTGATGGTCCAGCCGCCGAAGCGAGTCGAGGAGGCGCAGATTCCACCCAGGGAATACGTGTTCATCGTGGACGTGTCCGGTTCGATGTACGGTTTTCCGCTCGACGTGTCAAAGACACTGCTACGGAATCTCCTGACCGGAGTGCGCGAGACCGATTATTTCAATGTGCTGCTCTTCTCCGGAGACAACGCGGTGCTGTCCGAGGAGCCGCTGCCCGCGACCCAGCAGAACATCAGTCGGGCGCTCAAGGTCATTGACGAGCAGCGGGGCAGCGGCGGGACCGAACTCCTGCCCGCGCTCAAACGGGCACTCTCGTTGCCCAAGGCCGAGGGAACTTCGCGGACGGTAGTTATTGCGACCGATGGGTACGTGACGGTGGAAACCGAGGCGTTCGACCTTATACGCAAGAACCTGGGCAAGGCCAATATGTTCGTGTTCGGCATCGGTTCGAGCGTGAACCGTTTCATCATCGAAGGCATGGCACGGGTCGGAATGGGCGAGCCATTTGTGGTCGAGGAAGAGAAGGCAGCCCAGGCCCAGGCCGAGAAGTTCCGCAAGTATATCGAAAGGCCGGTGCTGACCGACATCAGTGTCGAGTACCAGGGGTTGCAGACGTATGATGTTGAGCCGCAGACGATACCGGATGTTCTTGCAGACCGGCCGATAATCATCTTCGGCAAGTACCGGGGCAGAGCCGCGGGTTCGGTCGTTGTCAGAGGCCAGACCGCATCCGGACCGTTCTACCAGTTAGTGAACCTTGCCCAGTACAGTGCGGATGAAGCCAACTCCGGACTACGCTTTCTCTGGGCCCGGCACCGGATTCAACTGCTTGGGGACTACAACCAGCTTGCCGAGGACGACAAGCGGGTAAAGGAAATCACAAGGCTTGGTCTGAAGTACAGCCTCTTGACCCAGTACACCTCGTTCGTGGCGATTGACTCCCGGGTTCGGAACAAGGACGGCAGGTCTGAAGTGGTCGAGCAGCCGCTGCCTCTGCCCGAGGGGGTCTCGGACTACGCGGTCGGCGACGCGTCGGGAGCCGGGTGGTATGGCGCAACGGGTCTGGGCGGCGGCCGGACAATGAAGAGACTTGCCTGTCCTGCACCAAGGTCGAATGCCCAGACCGTATGCGAGGCCGAATGCCGTGCCGTGGATGAAGACCACGGTCTGGCCGGGTACTCCGGCTTGCTCAAAGGGACGGTTGCAATCGGCGAGGTCAAGACCGGAGAAGGTATCTCCGAGGCGAGTGTCAAACGGATTCTCGGCGGGTACCTCCACTCGATTCAGAACGCATACTCGCAGGCGCTTGCCGGAAACCCCAAGCTTGGCGGCAGCATAAGGCTCAGGTTCACGGTCAAGTCGGACGGCACGGTGGCCGAGCTTCGACTTGTCAGGAACGACCTGACCGACGAAATCGGCAAGGCAGTGAAAGAAGCGTTCAGGTCGGTCAGTTTCCCGAATTCGCTATTGGAGGGTGAGAGGACCGAGGTTACAATCACGCTGCTCTTTGCGCCCTAG